In 'Nostoc azollae' 0708, the following are encoded in one genomic region:
- a CDS encoding metal ABC transporter permease has protein sequence MNLLVDIQSNLLAITNSHGLVELLGFPFMQRAIIGAVLMGILGGLLGCFVTLRQLSFFSHAVGHAALVGVALGVLLNINPTWMLLPFTLIFGVIVLYLIDKTDLASDSILSIVLSGALGIGVILTSMIKGYRGNLMAVLFGDILAIDAIDLILTLLVLVGSGIFLLSTLRSQILLTLNADVAQVQGVPVKLYRYGFVILLSLAVAVAIKAVGVLLVNAFLVIPAATAKMVTDQFSWFLLMSVLVGSSSSIAGIMVSGVFNLASGPSIVLVQFLVFVVVFTWVKLGIKAA, from the coding sequence ATGAATTTATTGGTTGATATTCAAAGCAACTTGTTAGCTATTACAAATAGTCATGGTTTAGTGGAATTGCTAGGGTTTCCTTTCATGCAACGTGCCATTATTGGTGCTGTATTAATGGGAATACTGGGTGGTTTATTAGGCTGTTTTGTTACCTTGCGCCAGTTGTCATTTTTTAGTCACGCTGTAGGCCATGCGGCGTTAGTAGGTGTGGCTTTAGGTGTGTTATTAAACATAAATCCTACATGGATGTTGTTGCCATTTACCTTAATTTTCGGTGTAATTGTCCTCTACCTAATTGACAAAACGGATTTAGCTAGTGATAGTATTCTTAGTATAGTTCTATCAGGGGCGTTAGGGATCGGAGTCATCCTCACCAGTATGATTAAAGGATATCGCGGAAACTTGATGGCTGTACTATTTGGCGATATTTTAGCTATTGATGCTATAGATTTAATTTTGACGCTGCTGGTACTTGTGGGTAGCGGTATTTTTTTATTATCAACATTGCGATCGCAAATTTTGTTAACCCTTAACGCAGATGTTGCCCAGGTACAAGGCGTTCCTGTTAAATTATATCGTTATGGGTTTGTGATTTTGCTATCTTTAGCCGTAGCCGTAGCAATTAAAGCCGTCGGGGTTTTACTCGTAAACGCCTTTTTAGTAATTCCCGCAGCCACCGCTAAAATGGTGACTGATCAATTTAGCTGGTTTTTGCTTATGTCAGTCCTTGTTGGTTCCAGCAGTAGCATCGCTGGAATTATGGTTTCTGGAGTGTTTAACCTAGCTTCTGGCCCTAGTATTGTTTTGGTGCAGTTCCTGGTGTTCGTCGTCGTTTTCACCTGGGTTAAGTTAGGGATAAAAGCAGCTTAA
- a CDS encoding metal ABC transporter solute-binding protein, Zn/Mn family, with translation MLGNYIKLTIRSRRSNILGLMTLLLLSVGILSCKESNNKTENNTQERPKVVITFLPVYLFTKAVTGDVADVEILVPPGTDIHDYQATPDNVKAIATANVLVKNGLGLEAFLTETVKNAKNTKLVEIDASTSIKVINDISPVEETNEKDHKYEHTAGNPHVWLDPVFAKQQVINIRDGLITADPGNKTTYEANAAAYIQELDNLNNEFRRTLQKTPNCTFITFHDAFPYMAKRYNLKQMAVVEIPEDQLSPADVQNAINAVKKYKVKALFSEPGIDNKLLTSLSQDLQLTVYPLNSLENGETNPQYYFQAMKDNLKNLATGCK, from the coding sequence ATGCTTGGAAATTATATAAAACTCACAATCAGGAGCAGAAGAAGCAATATCCTGGGTTTAATGACGCTGCTATTATTGTCAGTGGGTATTTTAAGTTGTAAAGAATCTAACAATAAAACAGAGAATAATACGCAGGAGAGACCAAAAGTAGTGATAACATTTTTACCCGTGTATTTGTTTACAAAAGCCGTAACTGGAGATGTAGCAGATGTGGAGATTTTAGTGCCACCAGGTACGGATATACATGATTATCAGGCGACACCAGATAATGTAAAAGCGATCGCAACAGCTAATGTTTTGGTAAAAAATGGCTTAGGTTTAGAGGCATTTCTCACAGAAACAGTTAAGAATGCCAAAAATACTAAATTAGTAGAAATTGATGCCAGTACAAGTATTAAAGTGATAAATGATATTTCTCCCGTGGAGGAAACAAACGAGAAAGACCACAAATATGAACACACTGCGGGAAATCCTCATGTTTGGTTAGATCCAGTTTTTGCTAAACAGCAAGTCATCAATATTCGGGATGGTTTAATAACTGCTGATCCAGGAAATAAAACAACTTATGAAGCTAATGCAGCGGCTTATATTCAGGAATTAGACAACTTAAATAATGAATTTCGGCGGACTTTACAAAAGACCCCTAATTGTACATTTATTACTTTTCATGATGCCTTTCCCTACATGGCCAAACGCTATAATCTCAAACAAATGGCAGTTGTAGAAATTCCTGAAGACCAACTTTCACCAGCGGATGTGCAGAATGCTATTAATGCAGTTAAAAAGTACAAAGTTAAAGCCTTATTTAGTGAACCAGGAATAGATAACAAATTACTGACCAGCCTTTCACAAGATTTGCAGTTAACTGTATATCCTCTAAATTCTCTAGAAAATGGTGAAACAAACCCCCAGTATTATTTTCAGGCAATGAAGGATAATTTAAAGAATTTAGCAACAGGATGTAAGTAA
- the murQ gene encoding N-acetylmuramic acid 6-phosphate etherase, with protein sequence MTNLQERGHLLTEQVNPNSLNLDQLNALELVELFNHEDEKAVAAVAGAKIQLAGAIERTAERLHQGGRLFYIGAGTSGRLGVLDAAECPPTFCTPPELVQGIIAGGAGALLRSSEGLEDLAEDGESAIAQRHITQLDVVVGITAGGTTPYVHGALNAARQRGALTVFIACVPAEQVDFDADIDIRLLTGPEILAGSTRLKAGTATKLALNILSTSVMVRLGKVYGNRMVDVAVTNQKLRDRALRILQDLTGLSREAASFLLERSGKWVKLALLMHWTDLDKTAGEQLLSVHQGNLRAAVDSYKKEK encoded by the coding sequence ATGACAAATTTGCAGGAACGCGGGCATCTTTTGACGGAACAGGTAAATCCCAATAGTTTAAATTTAGACCAACTTAATGCGCTGGAGTTGGTGGAATTATTTAATCATGAAGATGAAAAAGCTGTAGCTGCTGTTGCTGGCGCTAAAATTCAGTTAGCAGGAGCTATTGAACGCACAGCGGAGCGTTTGCATCAAGGTGGACGTTTATTTTACATTGGTGCGGGAACTAGTGGCAGATTAGGGGTGTTGGATGCGGCTGAGTGTCCTCCAACGTTCTGCACACCTCCAGAGTTGGTACAGGGGATTATTGCTGGTGGTGCTGGGGCGCTGTTACGCAGTTCTGAGGGGTTAGAAGACCTAGCTGAAGATGGAGAAAGTGCGATCGCCCAACGTCACATAACTCAACTTGATGTAGTCGTCGGTATCACCGCTGGAGGAACTACTCCCTATGTTCACGGTGCCTTAAACGCTGCCCGTCAACGCGGTGCTTTAACTGTTTTTATAGCCTGTGTTCCTGCTGAACAAGTAGATTTTGATGCTGATATTGATATTCGCTTGTTAACTGGTCCGGAAATCTTAGCCGGTTCGACTCGTTTGAAAGCTGGTACTGCGACTAAACTGGCTTTAAATATCCTTTCTACCAGCGTGATGGTGAGGTTGGGTAAAGTTTACGGTAATCGGATGGTTGATGTTGCGGTAACAAATCAAAAGTTGCGCGATCGCGCTTTAAGAATTTTACAAGACTTGACCGGTTTAAGTCGAGAAGCAGCCAGTTTTTTACTTGAACGCAGTGGTAAATGGGTGAAACTGGCTTTGTTAATGCACTGGACTGATTTAGATAAAACCGCTGGTGAACAACTTTTATCCGTACATCAGGGTAATTTGCGTGCTGCTGTTGATAGTTATAAAAAAGAGAAATAG
- a CDS encoding DUF3110 domain-containing protein — translation MRVFVLIFNVGTDNEGIHSIRVGNRNKIMMFESEDDATRFALMLEAQDFPTPTLEGMDAEEIKEFCKSAGFDWEVVPENGDLIMPPELNVEETDWKPDSETEDNDDSFRPSPASETVQEIPNSELDSIRRKLEGLL, via the coding sequence ATGCGTGTTTTTGTACTAATTTTCAATGTTGGCACTGATAATGAAGGGATTCACTCGATTCGAGTGGGTAATCGCAATAAAATCATGATGTTTGAGTCGGAAGATGATGCCACACGCTTTGCTTTAATGTTAGAAGCTCAGGATTTTCCCACACCTACACTTGAGGGCATGGATGCTGAGGAAATCAAGGAATTTTGTAAAAGTGCGGGGTTTGATTGGGAAGTTGTTCCAGAAAACGGTGATTTAATCATGCCCCCGGAATTGAATGTGGAAGAGACTGATTGGAAACCAGATTCTGAAACCGAGGATAATGATGATTCCTTCCGTCCTAGTCCAGCAAGTGAGACTGTACAGGAAATTCCTAATTCTGAACTAGACAGTATCCGTCGCAAACTAGAAGGTTTATTGTAG
- a CDS encoding metal ABC transporter ATP-binding protein has translation MTDDQQAITLPILKVEGLTVYQGNFLAVRDVSFELFPETDTAIVGPNGAGKSTLVKAILDLIPRRSGTIEIFGRPIARLGSLRHFLGYMPQNFIFDRSFPISVTELVGLGIGEREQVIGDKKNLLFPNFWQKHTEKTAAIAAALHRTNIYRLRNQTIGTLSGGQLKRVLLAYCLVTPRKLLVLDEAFAGVDMQGAADFYALLNELKREEGWTVLQVSHDIDMVNRHCDRVLCLNQTVVCTGKPEIALSPQNLLATYGPGFTRYQHKH, from the coding sequence ATGACTGACGACCAGCAAGCAATCACATTGCCAATATTAAAAGTAGAGGGATTAACTGTCTATCAAGGAAACTTCCTCGCTGTACGGGATGTTTCCTTTGAATTATTTCCTGAAACAGATACAGCGATAGTAGGACCAAATGGGGCTGGTAAAAGTACCTTAGTTAAGGCTATATTAGATTTGATTCCCCGACGTTCTGGGACAATAGAAATTTTTGGTCGTCCCATTGCCAGGTTAGGAAGTTTACGACATTTTTTGGGCTATATGCCACAAAATTTTATTTTTGATCGTAGTTTTCCTATTTCTGTGACTGAGTTAGTAGGACTAGGAATAGGTGAGAGGGAACAGGTAATAGGTGACAAAAAAAATTTATTATTCCCCAATTTTTGGCAAAAACATACAGAAAAAACAGCAGCTATAGCAGCAGCTTTACACAGAACAAATATATATCGTTTAAGAAATCAGACTATTGGGACTCTTAGCGGTGGTCAACTCAAGCGGGTGTTATTGGCTTATTGTTTGGTAACACCACGAAAATTATTGGTATTGGATGAAGCTTTTGCTGGGGTAGATATGCAAGGTGCAGCTGATTTTTATGCTTTACTAAATGAGTTAAAACGAGAAGAGGGTTGGACTGTTTTACAGGTTTCCCATGATATTGATATGGTAAATCGTCATTGCGATCGCGTCCTCTGTCTTAATCAAACTGTAGTATGTACTGGTAAGCCAGAAATTGCCCTTTCACCGCAAAATCTTTTAGCAACTTATGGACCCGGTTTTACTCGTTATCAACACAAGCATTAA